The following coding sequences are from one Treponema parvum window:
- a CDS encoding ABC transporter permease has translation MKLNKFLWVYFVSRRFANVDMSGRSALASRLASLGICFGVMTLIAVLSVMNGFQMSFIDAIMEVSSYHVRIENVRSDLTEEFENYCGNFLKSSKHKSGFRVKTLIPFYESQSFIVGNASGGAAALIRALPENVFELDEGFEREVNVIRGEFDLSSSGDKDLIVLGSSLASKLGVRIGNTVNLLALSGGNDVEMLSSKRIFTVAGIFHTGYAGINSGYAFIGLNAGEKYFGSQPKKIYGIKLFDQFQSESFINEIKSRFLQVKAESWKSYNRSFFGALRVEKNMLMLFVFLIFVVVCINIFNSMKRMVYERRNEISILSALGGKNRMIQAVFIFRGFLTGVTGAFCGLALGLLLSVQTGRIFKILSFFTYGIQYFFTMLFSPENAAYLHENPMYLVYAGLPARIFMHEVLIITVFGIFSSLAASWLASMGILKLKAAEVLRDE, from the coding sequence ATGAAATTGAATAAATTTTTGTGGGTATATTTTGTTTCGCGCCGTTTTGCAAATGTAGATATGTCCGGAAGGTCCGCTCTCGCTTCTCGATTAGCTTCTCTCGGGATATGTTTCGGCGTCATGACCTTGATAGCCGTGTTAAGTGTTATGAACGGTTTTCAGATGAGTTTTATAGATGCAATAATGGAAGTAAGTTCATATCACGTGCGCATTGAAAACGTACGTTCCGATTTAACGGAAGAATTTGAGAATTATTGCGGAAATTTTTTAAAATCTTCCAAGCATAAAAGCGGATTCCGCGTTAAAACGCTTATTCCGTTTTATGAGTCGCAGAGCTTTATCGTAGGAAACGCCTCCGGCGGAGCGGCCGCTTTGATACGCGCCCTGCCTGAAAACGTTTTTGAGCTTGACGAAGGATTTGAACGCGAAGTAAACGTGATACGCGGCGAATTTGATCTTTCTTCTTCCGGCGATAAAGATTTAATAGTGCTGGGATCTTCTCTTGCTTCCAAACTCGGCGTACGGATCGGAAACACCGTGAACCTTCTTGCCCTTTCCGGCGGGAACGACGTGGAAATGCTTTCTTCCAAACGAATTTTTACCGTCGCCGGCATATTTCATACAGGTTACGCGGGAATAAATTCCGGCTACGCTTTTATAGGTCTTAATGCCGGCGAAAAATACTTCGGCTCGCAGCCGAAAAAAATCTACGGTATAAAACTTTTTGATCAATTTCAGTCGGAATCGTTCATAAACGAAATAAAAAGCCGTTTCCTACAGGTTAAGGCTGAAAGCTGGAAAAGCTACAACCGTTCTTTTTTCGGAGCCCTTCGCGTGGAAAAAAACATGCTCATGCTGTTCGTTTTTTTAATATTCGTCGTCGTATGCATAAACATTTTTAACAGTATGAAGCGGATGGTATATGAGCGGCGCAACGAAATTTCAATCTTATCGGCCTTAGGCGGTAAAAATAGGATGATACAGGCCGTATTTATCTTCCGCGGATTCCTTACAGGCGTGACTGGCGCCTTTTGCGGGCTGGCGCTCGGGCTTTTGCTCAGCGTTCAAACCGGTAGGATATTTAAGATTCTTTCTTTTTTTACCTACGGGATACAGTATTTTTTTACCATGCTTTTTTCTCCGGAAAACGCCGCATACTTACATGAAAATCCCATGTATCTTGTCTATGCGGGACTTCCCGCACGGATATTTATGCATGAAGTTCTCATCATAACGGTTTTCGGCATATTTTCGTCCCTCGCCGCATCATGGCTTGCAAGCATGGGAATTTTAAAATTAAAGGCTGCGGAGGTTCTGCGGGATGAGTGA
- a CDS encoding ATP-dependent Clp protease ATP-binding subunit yields the protein MKQFSPRAHRLIASLAQDEGRKSGSDYLYPEHVLLALLKSGDGLGFILLQTLHINILTYQLTLEQSLTVRTPVNSFGDLPLSRRFNNMLDVASAESGSLRNEYIGTEHIVIAAIREDLSITSHFFQKAGVNLDDVINTLRDIQARIPSSGSPKSAKSLAASVFQSLMGEGNAKRPEVISSSPPPQGRSQSAQNAQKSFLAEFSRDLTANAVEGKTDPVVGRDIEILRVIQILSRRTKNNPVLIGEPGVGKTAIIEGLAQRIAEGSVPKNLLKKRILSLDLAAMIAGTKYRGEFEERMKRMMKEINDSKNIILFVDELHTIIGAGGPEGTLDASNMIKPALSRGELQIIGATTIKEYRKYVEKDSALERRFQIVRIEEPSDTDTAKILEGIRKKYEDFHGVVYDEGVIPAIVKFAHRYIPERFLPDKAIDILDEAGAAKKIQEDDRPSELVELEKNIEELGEEKRRLVREQDYEKAALIRDKVKALKERLEIFSRYWRENGQTLKHITEQDVCKIISNMTGIPAAQLDNSEARRLLTMEKEIHKEVIGQDEAINLISSAVRRNRAGVSSVKRPIGSFIFLGPTGVGKTQLAKTLAKFLFGTDDSLIRIDMSDYMEKHNASRLVGAPPGYIGYDEGGILTEQVRRRPYSVILLDEIEKAHPDIFNLLLQLLEEGELSDNLGHTVNFRNTVIIMTSNAGAREITGESHVGFSASKEKFMPYNEIRAGAIAELKKIMSPELLNRIDDVVVFNALNREQVSSILNIQLLELEERLEEKGFSLALSSKARSYLVDNGYDPSMGARPMRRLIQREIEDALSIIILSGEGETGDTVFVDKGKNSLTVKFRKKRKANHPATAEKPLIEAAR from the coding sequence ATGAAACAATTTTCTCCAAGAGCTCACCGTCTTATAGCTTCTCTTGCGCAAGACGAAGGGCGAAAGAGCGGAAGCGATTACCTTTATCCCGAACATGTGCTTTTGGCGCTGCTTAAAAGCGGTGACGGTTTGGGATTTATTCTTTTACAGACGCTTCACATAAATATTTTAACATATCAGCTTACCCTTGAGCAAAGTCTAACCGTGCGCACTCCTGTCAATTCTTTCGGCGATCTTCCCCTGTCGCGCAGGTTCAATAATATGCTCGACGTCGCTTCGGCCGAATCGGGTTCTCTTCGTAATGAGTATATAGGCACGGAACACATTGTCATCGCCGCTATCCGTGAGGATCTCAGCATTACGTCCCATTTTTTTCAAAAGGCGGGCGTAAATCTGGATGACGTTATAAATACTCTTCGCGACATTCAAGCCAGAATTCCCTCTTCGGGTTCTCCGAAGTCTGCAAAAAGTCTTGCCGCTTCAGTTTTTCAGAGTCTTATGGGAGAAGGAAACGCCAAACGGCCTGAAGTGATTTCTTCTTCTCCGCCGCCGCAGGGCAGATCTCAGTCTGCACAAAACGCTCAAAAATCGTTTTTGGCCGAATTCAGCCGCGATCTTACCGCAAACGCCGTAGAAGGAAAAACCGATCCTGTCGTAGGCCGCGACATTGAAATTCTCCGCGTCATACAGATTCTTTCGCGCCGTACGAAAAATAATCCCGTTTTGATCGGAGAGCCGGGCGTAGGTAAAACCGCGATCATAGAAGGTCTTGCGCAGCGTATTGCGGAAGGGAGCGTCCCCAAGAACCTTTTAAAAAAACGGATATTGTCGCTGGATCTTGCTGCGATGATCGCCGGAACAAAGTACAGGGGCGAATTTGAAGAGCGCATGAAGCGCATGATGAAAGAAATAAACGATTCTAAAAACATCATACTTTTTGTGGACGAACTTCATACTATAATCGGGGCGGGCGGGCCGGAAGGCACGCTGGACGCTTCCAATATGATAAAACCTGCCTTGAGCCGCGGAGAACTTCAGATAATCGGAGCGACAACTATAAAAGAATATCGCAAATATGTTGAAAAAGATTCCGCTCTTGAAAGAAGATTTCAGATCGTAAGAATCGAAGAGCCGTCCGACACCGATACGGCAAAAATTCTTGAAGGAATACGTAAAAAATATGAAGATTTTCACGGCGTAGTTTACGACGAAGGCGTGATTCCCGCCATTGTAAAATTCGCCCACCGTTATATACCTGAAAGGTTTTTGCCCGACAAGGCCATTGATATTTTGGACGAAGCCGGCGCGGCAAAAAAAATTCAGGAAGACGACAGGCCTTCCGAACTTGTGGAGCTTGAAAAAAATATAGAAGAGTTGGGCGAAGAAAAAAGACGCCTCGTAAGGGAACAGGATTATGAAAAGGCTGCCCTCATTCGCGACAAGGTAAAGGCTCTTAAAGAAAGACTGGAAATTTTCAGCCGTTACTGGCGGGAAAACGGACAAACTTTAAAACACATAACCGAACAGGATGTGTGTAAAATAATAAGCAATATGACCGGTATTCCCGCCGCTCAATTGGATAACAGCGAAGCCAGGCGTCTTTTGACTATGGAAAAAGAAATTCACAAGGAAGTGATAGGTCAAGACGAAGCCATCAATCTTATTTCGAGCGCGGTCCGAAGAAACCGTGCGGGCGTGTCTTCCGTAAAGCGTCCCATAGGCTCGTTTATATTTTTAGGGCCTACGGGCGTAGGAAAAACACAGCTAGCAAAGACGCTTGCGAAATTTCTGTTCGGAACCGACGATTCTCTCATACGGATTGATATGTCCGACTACATGGAAAAACATAACGCCAGTCGTCTTGTGGGCGCGCCTCCGGGTTACATCGGATATGACGAAGGCGGAATTTTAACCGAACAGGTTCGCCGCCGGCCTTACTCGGTTATTTTGCTTGATGAAATCGAAAAAGCTCATCCGGACATTTTCAATCTTTTGCTTCAACTTCTGGAAGAAGGGGAGTTAAGCGATAATCTGGGCCATACGGTGAATTTCAGGAACACCGTTATCATAATGACAAGCAACGCAGGCGCGCGCGAAATTACGGGAGAAAGCCATGTAGGTTTTTCCGCAAGCAAAGAAAAATTTATGCCGTATAATGAAATTCGCGCGGGAGCAATCGCCGAATTGAAAAAAATCATGAGTCCCGAACTTTTAAACCGCATAGACGACGTTGTGGTTTTTAACGCTTTAAATCGAGAACAGGTTTCATCGATACTGAACATACAGCTTTTGGAACTTGAAGAGCGCCTTGAAGAAAAAGGATTTTCGTTAGCTCTCAGCTCAAAGGCCAGATCTTATCTTGTAGACAACGGCTATGATCCTTCTATGGGGGCTCGTCCTATGCGCCGTCTCATACAAAGAGAAATAGAAGACGCTCTTTCGATAATCATCCTTTCAGGCGAAGGCGAAACGGGTGATACTGTCTTTGTGGATAAAGGCAAGAATTCCTTGACGGTAAAATTCCGCAAAAAAAGAAAGGCGAATCATCCGGCAACGGCCGAAAAACCCCTTATTGAAGCCGCACGGTGA
- a CDS encoding valine--pyruvate transaminase, which produces MQRLNFSDFGKKLTENSGILQLMDDLGQPLPPGHSFQLGGGNPARIPELDEMYQSEMAKIMAADDSFGQLIGRYDAPGGRVSFLDDIASCLSGKYGWNITSENIAVTNGSQTAMFYLFNLFGGTSTENGVAEKKTVVFPLVPEYIGYADQGIEKDMFVGIPALFEIFDDHTFKYSVDFLVLEKYLAEHDNVGALCVTRPTNPTGNVLTDDEILHLSKLAVRYDIPLIIDNAYGLPWPDIIFTDSAGPFFSENVILSMSMSKIGLPSMRTGIIIAQKEIAKAVSNINAIISLTTASAGQAIASSLIRSGKLLDCAKNIVRPFYEKRSKDAQTWIHKYFAGTNYAVHKSEGSIFLWLLLFDLKIPTKELYCQLKKCGVIVVPGEYFFFGDASDGSFPPVKDHPHYDKCLRLNYSRPAEETEEGIRIISEVYRKYC; this is translated from the coding sequence ATGCAAAGGTTAAATTTTTCAGATTTCGGTAAAAAGTTGACCGAAAATTCGGGCATATTGCAGCTTATGGACGATCTTGGACAACCCTTACCCCCGGGGCATTCCTTTCAGCTGGGCGGAGGAAATCCGGCCCGCATCCCCGAACTTGACGAAATGTATCAGAGCGAAATGGCAAAGATAATGGCTGCGGACGATTCGTTCGGTCAATTGATCGGACGTTACGACGCTCCCGGCGGGAGAGTTTCTTTTTTAGACGATATAGCCAGTTGTCTTTCCGGAAAATACGGCTGGAATATCACTTCGGAAAATATCGCCGTAACGAACGGCAGTCAAACCGCAATGTTTTATCTTTTTAATCTGTTCGGCGGCACAAGCACTGAAAACGGCGTTGCCGAAAAAAAGACCGTAGTGTTTCCCCTTGTTCCCGAATATATAGGTTACGCCGATCAGGGAATAGAAAAAGATATGTTCGTCGGGATTCCGGCTTTATTTGAAATTTTCGACGACCATACTTTTAAATATTCAGTTGATTTTCTCGTACTTGAAAAATATCTTGCAGAACACGACAACGTCGGCGCCCTATGCGTAACCCGCCCTACAAACCCTACGGGAAACGTCCTAACCGACGATGAAATTCTTCATCTTTCAAAACTTGCCGTGCGCTACGACATTCCTTTGATAATAGACAACGCCTACGGGCTTCCGTGGCCCGACATTATTTTTACGGACAGCGCCGGCCCGTTTTTTTCGGAAAATGTCATCTTGTCCATGAGCATGTCAAAAATAGGACTGCCGTCGATGAGAACCGGAATTATCATCGCGCAAAAAGAGATCGCAAAGGCCGTATCAAACATCAACGCCATCATCTCTTTGACAACCGCAAGCGCGGGACAGGCAATCGCTTCAAGCCTCATAAGAAGCGGAAAACTTCTTGACTGCGCAAAAAACATAGTCCGCCCGTTTTATGAAAAGAGATCCAAAGACGCTCAAACGTGGATCCATAAGTATTTTGCAGGAACGAATTATGCCGTTCACAAAAGTGAAGGATCGATATTTTTGTGGCTATTGCTCTTCGATCTTAAAATTCCTACAAAGGAATTATACTGTCAACTTAAAAAATGCGGAGTTATAGTCGTTCCCGGCGAATATTTTTTCTTCGGCGATGCGAGTGACGGTTCCTTTCCGCCGGTAAAAGATCATCCTCACTATGACAAGTGTCTCAGACTTAACTATTCGCGCCCTGCAGAAGAAACGGAAGAAGGAATAAGAATAATTTCCGAAGTATACAGAAAATACTGCTGA
- a CDS encoding ABC transporter permease, giving the protein MTLNSSLLFARRLIFPRIEKKSSAHRSLLGALLCISISLVPLIVVLSVAEGMIEGITQRIIGLSSSHLQADFLAPGKNGLSLEYLDSAAKKLLSINGIVSSYPEIEGAALALSSAGRTGAAVRAVPSDIFQKNRSYMSLFSVAEGRAELTLSQNSAVIGKKIASDLGLSEGSSFRLVTSKFIAGRLVPRVTVFTVAGIVSCGYQELDSLWVFIPIEKGLSVLDPESSDVSIKLETEDAFSSDLVRLSYEVQRAAGKNIRVYRWDELNVSEYENFASTKALLFFIMLLIVLVASVNIFSALIMLSMERRREIAVLKSFGATKRGITLSFLITGTVTGLGGLLIGLPAGILCAVNINKILLFIEKILNFGAKFVYLLMKGGGNDFTKLELLDPAYYLQTIPIRIPLFELSVVAIGTLLLSLAASVLPAVRAGSEKPIETFRKT; this is encoded by the coding sequence ATGACTTTGAATTCTTCTTTACTTTTTGCGCGCCGCCTGATATTTCCGCGCATAGAAAAAAAATCTTCCGCTCACAGAAGTTTGCTCGGCGCCTTGTTGTGCATAAGCATAAGCCTTGTTCCTTTGATCGTAGTCTTAAGCGTCGCCGAAGGGATGATCGAAGGGATAACTCAGCGTATCATAGGGCTTTCGTCTTCGCATTTGCAGGCGGATTTTTTAGCACCCGGAAAAAACGGCCTGTCTTTGGAATATTTGGACAGTGCGGCAAAAAAACTTTTGTCAATAAACGGCATAGTTTCTTCTTACCCTGAAATTGAAGGAGCCGCCCTTGCGTTATCTTCTGCAGGAAGAACGGGGGCTGCGGTTCGCGCCGTTCCGAGCGATATTTTTCAAAAAAATCGCTCGTACATGTCCTTGTTTTCGGTTGCGGAAGGAAGGGCGGAGCTTACTCTTTCGCAAAATTCGGCGGTTATAGGAAAAAAAATAGCGTCGGATCTCGGACTTTCGGAGGGAAGTTCGTTTAGGCTCGTAACCTCAAAATTTATTGCAGGAAGACTTGTTCCGCGCGTAACGGTTTTTACCGTGGCGGGCATAGTTTCATGCGGATATCAGGAACTCGATTCTCTTTGGGTTTTTATTCCGATTGAAAAAGGACTGTCCGTCCTTGATCCGGAATCTTCGGATGTAAGCATAAAACTTGAAACGGAGGACGCTTTTTCTTCCGACTTGGTTCGCCTCTCCTATGAAGTTCAAAGAGCTGCGGGTAAAAATATCCGCGTTTACCGCTGGGATGAACTTAATGTTTCCGAATATGAAAATTTCGCTTCTACGAAGGCGCTGCTCTTTTTTATAATGCTTTTAATCGTCCTTGTAGCTTCGGTAAATATATTTTCCGCCCTAATCATGCTCTCTATGGAACGCCGTCGTGAAATCGCGGTTTTAAAAAGTTTCGGCGCGACGAAGCGGGGCATAACGCTTTCATTTTTGATAACGGGAACGGTTACAGGACTTGGCGGACTTTTGATCGGACTTCCCGCAGGGATTTTGTGTGCCGTAAATATAAATAAAATTTTATTATTTATTGAAAAAATACTAAACTTCGGCGCAAAATTTGTGTATCTTTTAATGAAGGGAGGCGGGAACGACTTTACAAAATTGGAATTGCTGGATCCCGCCTATTATCTTCAGACAATACCCATAAGGATTCCGCTTTTTGAATTGTCGGTTGTAGCGATAGGAACCTTGCTTTTGTCTCTGGCTGCGTCGGTGCTCCCCGCCGTGCGCGCCGGAAGTGAAAAGCCAATTGAGACTTTTAGAAAAACTTAG
- a CDS encoding ABC transporter ATP-binding protein translates to MSDTINFIDFEKQTEIKNQNLNHIIRISGLEKTYTGTGEKLTVLKNLDCNIPYGAKAVITGESGCGKSTFLNILSGIDSVTAGIVNIGPYCITSLDEDSLAEYRSSFLGMIFQFHYLLKDFTALENVFMPAYMAGLSKKEAEERARRLLNDVGLSNRETHLPSELSGGERQRVAVARALVNDPELLLADEPTGNLDPANAAVIGELLFSMTEQYKKTLVLVTHDLNLASMGNIHYTIKDGTLVRLTGSGGQEIRSE, encoded by the coding sequence ATGAGTGATACTATAAACTTCATTGATTTTGAAAAACAGACAGAGATAAAAAATCAAAATTTAAACCATATTATTAGGATTTCGGGATTGGAAAAGACGTATACCGGTACCGGTGAAAAACTTACGGTTTTAAAAAATCTTGACTGCAATATTCCGTACGGTGCAAAGGCCGTAATAACCGGAGAAAGCGGCTGCGGCAAAAGTACTTTCTTAAATATCTTATCGGGTATTGACAGCGTAACTGCGGGAATCGTAAACATAGGTCCTTATTGTATAACTTCTTTGGATGAAGATTCCCTTGCGGAATACCGTTCTTCATTTTTGGGAATGATATTTCAATTTCATTATCTGCTTAAGGATTTTACGGCTCTTGAAAATGTTTTTATGCCTGCATATATGGCGGGGCTTTCTAAAAAAGAAGCCGAAGAAAGGGCGAGGCGGCTTTTAAATGACGTAGGGCTTTCAAACCGTGAAACACATTTGCCGTCGGAACTTTCAGGGGGAGAAAGACAGAGAGTCGCCGTCGCCCGTGCGCTTGTAAACGATCCTGAGCTTTTGCTTGCCGACGAGCCTACGGGAAACCTTGATCCCGCCAACGCCGCTGTGATCGGTGAACTGCTTTTTTCAATGACGGAACAATATAAAAAGACCTTGGTTCTTGTCACTCACGATCTTAATTTGGCTTCGATGGGTAACATTCATTATACTATAAAAGACGGAACCTTGGTAAGGCTGACAGGGAGCGGCGGGCAAGAGATTCGATCAGAATAG
- the ftsY gene encoding signal recognition particle-docking protein FtsY, with translation MAKISFASKIKSLFSSHDKKDDVFFEDLTDALIEGDVGAKTSFEIVEKLEQICRSENLSDKSAIMQKLAELLSSDVKSAVLKPEEGKTNIWMVLGVNGVGKTTTAAKMASYFTESGFNNVILAAADTFRAAAIEQLIMHGKKLNVRVIHHQSGSDPSAVVFDAAESVNASGGGLVIADTAGRLHNKENLVRELQKIDKISFQKASPGCYKKLLVVDATTGQNALRQAEVFNEAVGLDAIILTKYDSTAKGGIAVSICKELGIPVAFVCTGEKYDDISLFDVQSYVYGFIGE, from the coding sequence AAAGACGATGTTTTTTTCGAAGATCTTACGGACGCCCTTATAGAAGGCGACGTAGGAGCGAAGACTTCGTTTGAGATAGTAGAAAAACTTGAACAAATCTGCCGCTCGGAAAATCTTTCGGATAAAAGCGCGATAATGCAAAAACTTGCAGAGCTTTTGTCATCCGATGTAAAATCCGCAGTGCTGAAGCCCGAAGAAGGGAAAACCAATATTTGGATGGTTTTAGGCGTGAACGGAGTGGGAAAGACCACTACTGCGGCAAAGATGGCTTCGTATTTTACCGAAAGCGGTTTTAATAATGTGATTCTTGCCGCCGCCGATACTTTCCGCGCCGCCGCAATAGAACAGCTTATCATGCACGGAAAAAAACTTAACGTGCGCGTGATACATCACCAAAGCGGCTCGGATCCGTCGGCCGTGGTTTTTGACGCCGCAGAATCCGTCAACGCTTCCGGCGGCGGCCTTGTGATCGCCGATACCGCCGGGCGGCTCCACAATAAAGAAAACCTCGTGCGCGAACTTCAAAAGATCGATAAAATTTCTTTTCAGAAGGCTTCACCCGGCTGTTATAAAAAACTGCTTGTAGTCGATGCGACAACCGGGCAGAATGCCTTGCGTCAGGCGGAAGTATTCAACGAAGCGGTAGGCTTGGATGCGATCATCCTTACAAAATACGATTCTACAGCAAAAGGAGGAATTGCCGTTTCTATATGTAAAGAGCTGGGAATTCCCGTTGCCTTTGTATGCACAGGAGAAAAGTACGATGACATTTCGCTTTTTGACGTGCAAAGTTACGTTTACGGTTTTATCGGAGAATGA
- a CDS encoding phosphoribosyltransferase has product MNKEFLPYNVVRNNALKIAHRIYHEGFIPDVIYSSLRGGAYMANVISEYFKIVRKDFHPVLYSAVVARSYSDIRQNDKVMIDGWTYEPNYLRHGDKIMLVDDIFDTGRTINALVEILLQKGIPRCDIKVVVHDYKHFTYKEKQPIQPDYWCRRFDIQKPEQDLWIHYLSHELVGLSKEELEEYYYKDDPDLRNILEPILG; this is encoded by the coding sequence ATGAATAAGGAATTTCTGCCGTATAATGTTGTACGTAATAATGCTCTTAAAATTGCGCACCGTATATATCACGAAGGGTTTATTCCCGATGTAATATACAGTTCGCTTCGCGGCGGAGCGTACATGGCAAACGTGATCAGCGAATATTTTAAAATCGTCCGAAAGGATTTTCATCCCGTATTGTATTCAGCCGTGGTGGCGCGCTCTTATTCCGACATTCGTCAAAACGACAAGGTTATGATCGACGGTTGGACGTACGAGCCCAATTATCTTAGGCACGGCGACAAAATCATGCTTGTGGACGATATTTTTGACACGGGCAGAACGATAAACGCCCTTGTGGAAATTCTATTGCAAAAGGGTATTCCGCGCTGCGATATAAAAGTTGTGGTTCACGATTATAAACATTTTACTTATAAAGAAAAGCAGCCTATTCAGCCGGACTATTGGTGCAGACGCTTCGATATCCAAAAACCTGAACAAGATCTTTGGATTCACTATTTAAGCCATGAGCTTGTAGGATTGTCAAAGGAAGAGCTTGAAGAGTATTATTATAAAGACGATCCGGATCTCCGTAATATTCTTGAACCTATTCTAGGGTGA
- a CDS encoding UvrB/UvrC motif-containing protein, whose product MVCDFCRKNEAVLFIEQLSVAGKKKINLCMECAVKYGISPDPKSIESSIGSLFSDFAQKTRTSYEEKSRLCPVCGQSLSGIKRTGYTGCPECYSVFSSEIKEMLKAKNILGPYTGSMPARLTSFRSRITDRMDIQAKLNASLKSENYEKAAMYRDYLKALERSSVSDGSGELFPEEDGNEKK is encoded by the coding sequence ATGGTGTGTGACTTTTGCCGTAAAAATGAAGCCGTTTTATTTATAGAGCAATTAAGCGTCGCCGGTAAAAAAAAGATAAATTTGTGCATGGAATGCGCCGTAAAATACGGAATATCCCCCGATCCTAAATCCATCGAAAGCTCGATAGGTTCTTTGTTTTCGGATTTTGCCCAAAAAACAAGAACTTCTTATGAAGAAAAATCCCGCCTTTGCCCGGTATGCGGACAGAGTCTTTCCGGCATAAAACGCACGGGTTATACAGGATGCCCGGAATGCTATTCGGTTTTTTCTTCTGAAATAAAAGAAATGCTCAAAGCGAAAAATATTTTGGGGCCGTATACAGGATCTATGCCTGCAAGACTTACTTCTTTTCGCTCCCGTATTACCGACCGCATGGACATTCAGGCAAAACTTAACGCTTCGTTAAAAAGCGAAAACTATGAAAAAGCCGCCATGTATCGCGATTATCTAAAGGCGTTGGAGAGATCTTCGGTTTCAGACGGCTCGGGCGAACTTTTTCCTGAGGAAGATGGAAATGAAAAAAAATAA